The nucleotide window GACGACTCCACTCTTTCCAACGCTTCTGACCATTCTCCTTTTATGGTGTCAATTTGTGCCAATGCATAAAAACCTGCATCCTGCCACGCTGCATTCCAGGTCGATTTGAAAAGGGAATTATAAGCGTCATCGAATTTTCCTTGTAATTTTAAACAATACCCCAAATTGTAAAGTGGTTCACCGTCAATCGGATTTGGATTGCGTTCTGTTAAAACTTCAACTGCGGTTCTGAAATAGGTTTCAGCTTTTTCAAACTGACCTCTTCTTAGCATTAATAAACCAACAGCATTATTACATCTCACATCTCTAGAATCCCTACTTAATGCTTCAAAATAATAATCAAGCGGATTGTAAGTCGCATGTCTGTATTGCTCCAAATGCAGCCCTGTTAAATATAATTGCTCCATTGAAGCAATATCTTTCGGATCTAAAGCCGCTTTTGCAGGATCAGGAACCGGTTTAATTTCTGCTTTTTCTTCCTGATACTGCACCAGAATTTTACCATTCGAAGTATAAACTGTAAAAATTAAATCCTCAGATGCTGTTTCTCCAATTGAAACCTTTTTTTTATAAGGGTTTACAGGAGAAATCGTGATTTCATCCTCAAACAATACCATGTTTTGACTGTCTTTTAATTCGATTTTTAAGTTCTCATAAAGACTTGTTGTGTACAAAATCAGATCCGCTTCGTTTCCTTCAACTTCGATGTTTATGATCGCATCTTTGGTTGCATTTTTTACATAACCCACTTCGGCATACGGCATGAAATATTGTACCCAGGATTTTTCCTCATAAGCCTGAAGCCAAGAAAAATCAGGCTGATTATCTGTGAAAACTCCTGTCATTAATTCGATATACGGACCGTCTTTATCGGTTAAATTTCTGTCCCAAGCCAAACCAAAATCTCCGTTCCCCCAAGTCCATTGTTTTTTCCCCGGTGATACATGATGATTGGCAACGTGCAATAATCCTGCCTGCACATCATCTTCATAACCTCCAACAAAATTATATTTGGACTGTACCGCCATATACGATGTTGGAACCGGAATGTTTTTATATTTTGAAATATCAACCCCTGCAGAATAGTCCTGTTTGTAATATTCTCCAGTTGCAATCGGAAACTTGGAAACGTCTCTTTTTCCGTGGTCAAATACGGCGTTTACATCCGGCGGAAAAACCGATTTATAACCGTCATTCACCACCACAGCTGGATTTGCCCACCAAAGGAATGTCTGCGGAAAAGCAGTACGGTTATAGATTTTTACTTTAATTTCGATGTAAGCTTTGTCAGGATGCAGCGTGAATCCTTGCATTCCTTTGGTCCTGAACATTCTCTCTACTTCATTGCACCACATTGTTTTACTTCCATCTTCATTTTCTTCAATACTAAAATCGGTTGGCAAAAAAGTACTCGGACGGTGGTGCTGTGGCCAGTTGAACTCAATTCCACCCGAAATCCACGGGCCTGTAAGTCCCACAAGGGCAGGTTTTATAACTTGATTGTAGTACACAAAATGACGCTGTTTTACTTTGTCATACGCCATGTGTACACGCCCGCCCAACTCTGGCAGAATCATTATTTTGATGTATTTGTTTTCTAAAAAAACAGCGTGATAGGATTTATCAACCTTTTCATCAGATAATTTTTCGACTACAGGATAAGGATAAACCGATCCAGAGCTTCCTTGATACACACGTTTTTCAAGAAATATTGGATTTTTTTCTTCTTCGCCAATTTGATAGGTCGGGAGTAAAATATCTTCTTCCCAAACGCGAACCACACCGTCTTCATTAACGGTAGACTGAATTAAATAAGCCGTGATTTTTTCGTCCTGAGCAGTTTCATTTATTGATTGTTTTGCTTGCGAATTATCAGCAATTGTATTTTCCATTTTATGATATGTTATTATTTTATCAATTCATTTTCTATTTCCTCTAAAGACTTTCCTTTGGTTTCCGGAAGGGAAACACGAAGAAAAAAGAATCCGGCCAGGCAGATACCTCCATAAAGCCAGAATGTTCCATAAGAACCAAGACTACTGTTTAAGATGGGGAAAGTGTAAGTAAGTACAAAACAGGCTATCCAAAGGGCAAAAGTCGAAACTGCCATTGCCATGGCACGTATTTTTGTCGGGAATATTTCGGATAATACGACCCAAGTAATCGGTGCCAATGTCATGGCGTAGAATGAAATTGCTGCAATAACAAGTGCTAAAACGGCAATTCCGGTTATTTCAAAATAATAACAGGCACCTAACATTGTATAAACAAAGAATAACCCGATTGAACCGATAAGCATCAGCGTTCTTCGTCCCCATCTATCTACAAAATACATTCCTGCGAATGTAAAAATTACGTTGGTTACACCCGTAATTACGATATTGAACAAAATATCCGAAACACCATAACCGGCTGCTGAAAACACCTCCTGAGCATAATTGAAAATCACATTGATACCGCACCATTGCTGAAAAACTGCAATCACGATTCCCAACATCAGAATCTTTGGCATTTTGCCTTCAAAAAGCATTTTATAATTGGCTTCTTCTTTGACATCATCAAATCCAGATTTCAGTTGTTCAATTTGTTCTTTTGCAAAAGCTAACCCGCCAATTTTAGTGAAAACGGATTCGGCTTTATCATATTTACGCTGACTCGCCAACCATCTTGGGCTTTCGGGTATAATTAGTATCAAAATAAAAAAAGCTACTGACGGAATGGCTCCAGCCCAAAACATATATCTCCAGCCCCACTGACCGTTCCATGAATTCAAAATATCCTGACCTTCTATAATTGGATCAGCAATCAACCAGTTTACAATCTGAGCTGCCAATATCCCTATTACAACCGTCAATTGGTTAATCGAAACAAATTTTCCTCTGGATTCACTTGGCGCAATTTCGGCTATATACATTGGTGAAAGATTCGAAGCGATCCCGATACCAATACCTCCAACAACTCTCCAGATGATGAACCATTCGATAGTATTGACTATTCCGGTACCAACAGCTGCCAGCGTAAAAAATATTGAAGCGACTATCATCAGTGGTTTTCTTCCGTATTTATCAGATAAACTCCCGGAAATCATTACACCCAGCAAACAGCCTAAAATGGCGCTTCCCATAACCAAGCCTTGCATAGAAGGTGAATTGGCTATATTAAAAAAAACTTCATAAAAAGGCTTTGCACCACCAATTACAACCCAGTCATAACCAAATAATAAGCCGCCCATAGCTGAAACCAGTGCAATAAAAAGCAGATAGGAAGAATTATACTTACTCATATATTTTAATTTTTAAATTTATTTATCATTACAAATATCGTTAGATGCCACACATCCAAAAATGTAATATTCATATAAAACATGTATAAAACATTGATTTTCGAATCAAGTTTACCATTCTAAAAACAATAAATCCTTTTTTTATAGTAACTGTATTTATCTGAAACAAATTTTAATTATTTGACACTTAACAACCAATAAAATATCTTTCTAAAAACATTTCACCTCAACCCATTGTCCATTTTATAGTGTTATTATTTCAGAATATGTAAATTACCATGATTTTATATATTTGTAATTTGTCTTTAACTATTTTTCATTTAAAAAAACTCGTAACCGTATTATGGATCAAATAGCAGATGGTTTTAAAGGAGAAAGAGCAATCGTTGTTCCGTATAGCGTGCGTAACTTTCAGTCTGAAAATGAACTGACAAAAAACCTGTTCATAACGCACATTGGCTATTATCCCAATGCAAAATATCATTTCCGGAAACGATCAAAAGGTGCGCAAGAACATATTCTTATTTATTGTGAGAACGGAAAAGGGTTTATAACTTTTGAAAACGAAAAATATTCGCTTACAAAAGATCAGGCTTTTATTATTCCGGCACATAAAGCTCACAGTTATGAAGCTGAAATATCTAAGCCCTGGAGCATTTACTGGCTTCATTTTAAAGGAACTTCAAACTCATTACACGCTGCTGTTTCTGGAAAAATCCTCAACTTAAACGACAGCCGTTCAGCAGACAGATTACACTTATTCGAAGAAATTTATCAGAATCTGGAAATGGGTTTCAGTCCTGACAACCTTGAATATTCCAGTATTTGCCTGCAACATTTTTTAGCCAGCATAAAATACACGGATCAGTTTTTAAAAATTAAAACAGCCGACACAGAAGTTTTAGATGTAATACCAATGAGTATCATTTACATGAAAAACAACTTAATGAACAAAATTACGCTTCATGATATTGCTAAACATGTTGGCTATTCGAGTTCTTATTTTGGCACTTTATTTTTAGAGAAAACCTCATTTACCCCAATGGAATATTATAATCAATTAAAAGTCCAGAAATCATGCTCACTTTTGCAGTTCAGCAACATGAAAATAAAAGAAATAGCTTATGAATTGGGTTATTACGACCCATTTCACTTTTCAAAATCTTTCAGGTTGGTTATGGAAATATCTCCCCGAGAATACCGTCTTAGATACAAAAGCCAAGTATAGTTTATAAAGCTTATTTTATAATATTCAAATCTGAGTTAAAAGAATTTTTATACTTTTTGATATATTCTGAAGGTGTCATTCCGAAGAGCTTAACAAACTGCTGCCTGAAATATTTTGGGTCTTCAAAACCAACCTCAACACTAGCCTGTGCAATATTCATATTCTCGGTAAGCATCAACATGGCTGCTCTACGAATACGAATAGAACGTATGAACGCATTAAGTGTTTGCCCTGAAATGATTTTAATTTTAGTATAAAGAGTCCTATGGCTCATTCCCATCTCGGTTGCGAAATTCTTAATGGTAAAATCACGCTTATGAATATTGGCTTCTATAATATCAATGCATTTTTTTAAAATCTCCTGATATTCGGCCGGAACCTTCTGAGTATTTTCTTTAAGAGTAATACTATCCAGAAAATAGGATCTCAAATTACTGCGACTCTTCAATAATGATTCGACACGCGCAACCAATAAATCATCATCAAACGGTTTGGTAATATAATCGTCAGCTCCATCACTTATTCCCTGAAGATGCGTCTCAGGATTCTTTGATGCAGTCAGCAATACAACCGGAATATGGGACAGATCGCTGTTTTCTTTTATTTTTCGGCACAATTCAAGACCATCCATAACGTCCATGGCAATATCGCTGATAACTAAATCAGGCATGTGCTTTTTAATTAGTTTTAAACCTTCCTCACCGTTATCAGCACTATATATTATATGAGTATCTGTGAAAAGCCTGATTAGATAATTTCTGATATCCGTATTATCATCTATGATTAAAAGTGTGCGTTTATCAGTCAGCATCACTTTATGCAGTTCCTGTTCTGAAACAGAATTGGCAGCTACATCAATAATTTCTTCTACATCATCAGTCATTAATTCTTCGACCAATGGGCTCAATTTTGGAGCAACAATATTAATCTGCAAGTCTTTAAAATGATCTTCCCCTTTTAAGAAAGTCAATTTAAAAACACTTCCTTTCCCTATTTCGCTAGTACAGCTTACGGTACCTTTATGTTTTTCGACAAAATATCTAACTATAAACAACCCTATTCCAAAACCTGCACTTCCACCTACAGGCGCTTTTGAATTTACCCTTTTAAATTTCTCAAAAATAGTTTCCAAATCCTCTGCACCAATTCCTGTCCCGCTATCAAAGACTTCGATGATTACATCGGTTTGAGTTTCTGATAAATGAAGACTTATTTCTCCTCCCGCAGGAGTGAATTTGAATGCATTGGAAATCAAATTAAATAAGGATATTTCAATTTTTTCGTAGTCTCCTATTATTTCTATATTACTTTCAGGTATCTGAAAAGTGTAATCAATTTTCTTATCTTTCGCTTGGTTTACAAAATACTGATACACTTCATAACAAAGATTGTTTACGTTTATGGCTGACATCCTTAATTCATCCCCGTCATTTTCTGCCTTACGGAAAAGCAACAATTGATCTACCAAACTCAAAAGCCTTTTGGCATTTCTATGTGCAATTACCAAATCACTTATGGAAGTACTGTTCTCAACATTGCCTTTTTGAATCACTTTCTTTAACGGATTAATAATCAAAGAAAGCGGAGTACGGAACTCATGGGAGATATAGGTGAACATTGACGATTGTTTTTCGGCAATTTCCTTTTCTTTTGCTCGCTCTAATTCGGCAATTTTTACTTTATATTTTAATTTTTCTTTGTTTTTATTATATGTAATATAAGCGAAAATAATCCCCGCTCCCAGCAATAAATAAAGGCTATACGCCCACCAGCTTCTATACCAAGGAGGCGAAACTATAACTGTAACAAGGCTTTCTTCTTTATTCCAGCCACCTCTGAAGTTTGTTGTTTTTACTTTGAATACATATTTCCCTTCGGTCAGTTTTGCGTAATTAGCCTTTCGCGCTTGGCCAACATAATTCCATTGATTATCCCAACCTTCCAAATAATAGGCATAATTTATTTTGTCGGCATTATTATAATTCAATGCTACAAATTCGATCGATAAGGTTGTTTGATCATAAGGCAAGTCCACCTCTTTGATTCTTCCCGAATCCCATTCTGAAATTAGTTCATTCTTGCTTTCCTCAATTGGTTGATTGTTTACATAAAAATCGGTAAGCAATAGATTGTTCTTCTGATTAAATTCTTTTATATCTTCTGGAAAAAAAGAATTAAAACCATTAATTCCACCAAAAAGAAATTCCCCAGTGGACAATTTCAATCCTGCATTAAAACTGAACTGATTACTTTGTAATCCGTCATTTACCGAAAAATTTCTGAACGTTTTGTTTTTTTTATCAAATCGGCAAATTCCGTTGTAAGTACTCATCCATAAATTTCCAGATCTATCTTCCAGCAGTCTCAAAATCGTATTGGAAGGCAAGCCATCATCAGTGCTCAACCTTTTGAAAGTCTTCTTTTTACGGTCAAACAGCAGTAGCCCTCCTTCCTGAGTACCCAACCAAAGATTTTTGTTTTTATCCTCAAGTATACACCTGATAGGGTTACCAATTAAAAACTTCTGGAATTTTTTACTCTTTTTATCAATAGCTAATAATGATGTATAATTACAGCCCCAAAACTTACCGTCACTAGCCTCAATAAGACACTGTAAATTATCAATGGCTTTATTAAAAAGTACAAAACTGTTTTTAGTTCTGTCAAATAAATACAATGAGCCCTCATTTGTTGCACTTGCCCAAATATCCCCATCGAAGTCTTTATAT belongs to Flavobacterium aquiphilum and includes:
- a CDS encoding DUF5107 domain-containing protein; translated protein: MENTIADNSQAKQSINETAQDEKITAYLIQSTVNEDGVVRVWEEDILLPTYQIGEEEKNPIFLEKRVYQGSSGSVYPYPVVEKLSDEKVDKSYHAVFLENKYIKIMILPELGGRVHMAYDKVKQRHFVYYNQVIKPALVGLTGPWISGGIEFNWPQHHRPSTFLPTDFSIEENEDGSKTMWCNEVERMFRTKGMQGFTLHPDKAYIEIKVKIYNRTAFPQTFLWWANPAVVVNDGYKSVFPPDVNAVFDHGKRDVSKFPIATGEYYKQDYSAGVDISKYKNIPVPTSYMAVQSKYNFVGGYEDDVQAGLLHVANHHVSPGKKQWTWGNGDFGLAWDRNLTDKDGPYIELMTGVFTDNQPDFSWLQAYEEKSWVQYFMPYAEVGYVKNATKDAIINIEVEGNEADLILYTTSLYENLKIELKDSQNMVLFEDEITISPVNPYKKKVSIGETASEDLIFTVYTSNGKILVQYQEEKAEIKPVPDPAKAALDPKDIASMEQLYLTGLHLEQYRHATYNPLDYYFEALSRDSRDVRCNNAVGLLMLRRGQFEKAETYFRTAVEVLTERNPNPIDGEPLYNLGYCLKLQGKFDDAYNSLFKSTWNAAWQDAGFYALAQIDTIKGEWSEALERVESSLIRNWHNHKARQLKASILRKLNRNQEALVWIDESLKIDRFNMGCRFEKYLLTKDQAVLDEMNTIMRQWSHGYIEYALDFAGAGLYAEASQLLQESINDTKEVYPMVYYALGYFASMAGNKEKALEWYKKAALESPEKCFPNRIEEVTILQDAILLNPKDAKAPYYLGNFWYAFRQYEDAVKCWELSYSIDDKFPTLLRNLALAYFNKINDKVKAQEMLEKAFALDTADSRIFMELDQLYKKIGKSPEYRLEVLNQYPNLVEERDDLCIERITLYNQIWKYAVAKELISQRKFHPWEGGEGKVTGQYTFCRVELAKIAIAENRFADAVQLLKETEVYPHNLGEGKLKNAEENEVFYYKGLAYKGLGDLENATANFVEATLGSSEPVQAFFYNDQQPDKIFYQGLAWRELGDEDKARSRFNKLLAHGEKYLFEKSRIDYFAVSLPDLAIWDDDLNVRNQVHCYYVMALGHSGLGNEKESEKYYQKVKQLDINKQTFRK
- a CDS encoding sugar porter family MFS transporter; translated protein: MSKYNSSYLLFIALVSAMGGLLFGYDWVVIGGAKPFYEVFFNIANSPSMQGLVMGSAILGCLLGVMISGSLSDKYGRKPLMIVASIFFTLAAVGTGIVNTIEWFIIWRVVGGIGIGIASNLSPMYIAEIAPSESRGKFVSINQLTVVIGILAAQIVNWLIADPIIEGQDILNSWNGQWGWRYMFWAGAIPSVAFFILILIIPESPRWLASQRKYDKAESVFTKIGGLAFAKEQIEQLKSGFDDVKEEANYKMLFEGKMPKILMLGIVIAVFQQWCGINVIFNYAQEVFSAAGYGVSDILFNIVITGVTNVIFTFAGMYFVDRWGRRTLMLIGSIGLFFVYTMLGACYYFEITGIAVLALVIAAISFYAMTLAPITWVVLSEIFPTKIRAMAMAVSTFALWIACFVLTYTFPILNSSLGSYGTFWLYGGICLAGFFFLRVSLPETKGKSLEEIENELIK
- a CDS encoding AraC family transcriptional regulator; the protein is MDQIADGFKGERAIVVPYSVRNFQSENELTKNLFITHIGYYPNAKYHFRKRSKGAQEHILIYCENGKGFITFENEKYSLTKDQAFIIPAHKAHSYEAEISKPWSIYWLHFKGTSNSLHAAVSGKILNLNDSRSADRLHLFEEIYQNLEMGFSPDNLEYSSICLQHFLASIKYTDQFLKIKTADTEVLDVIPMSIIYMKNNLMNKITLHDIAKHVGYSSSYFGTLFLEKTSFTPMEYYNQLKVQKSCSLLQFSNMKIKEIAYELGYYDPFHFSKSFRLVMEISPREYRLRYKSQV
- a CDS encoding hybrid sensor histidine kinase/response regulator transcription factor, whose translation is MKNSVLYILLLFILSLTGFSQEYSVKFLDISNGLSNNSVTTIYQDSDGFMWFGTYDGLNRYDGYNFKVYRNKINDKNSLSFNTIYHIEGDYKKNIWIGGANGACVFDKREAIFHPLTFVTKNNTTQVLKDVVHQIRSVSKEQVLVASQNFGVLLYMNGSYTGKPVGLEQSNKLLFNYNSTVLENDSKNNRCWVYVRNVGICQYNYNSKKLKVVYSLSREVKCMKLSDDAVLWLGTDDGLYFFDTRTNFLSSNYLPVNCTVSDIRIDKKKEMWVTTDGRGIYKVTGQSKKAVPYSLSKGKQLVKSNSIWSLQEDASGNMWIGTLRGGISMIENSPKYFKNIRYNVKDSDPAENFILSFCEDEKKNLWIGTDGAGLKYWNKKNNTYTIYNTTASSHKISSNFITGIIRDNNNEIWVSTWAGGVNRINPVTNSITQFSCYNPFTKQIEKNIWFVYKDFDGDIWASATNEGSLYLFDRTKNSFVLFNKAIDNLQCLIEASDGKFWGCNYTSLLAIDKKSKKFQKFLIGNPIRCILEDKNKNLWLGTQEGGLLLFDRKKKTFKRLSTDDGLPSNTILRLLEDRSGNLWMSTYNGICRFDKKNKTFRNFSVNDGLQSNQFSFNAGLKLSTGEFLFGGINGFNSFFPEDIKEFNQKNNLLLTDFYVNNQPIEESKNELISEWDSGRIKEVDLPYDQTTLSIEFVALNYNNADKINYAYYLEGWDNQWNYVGQARKANYAKLTEGKYVFKVKTTNFRGGWNKEESLVTVIVSPPWYRSWWAYSLYLLLGAGIIFAYITYNKNKEKLKYKVKIAELERAKEKEIAEKQSSMFTYISHEFRTPLSLIINPLKKVIQKGNVENSTSISDLVIAHRNAKRLLSLVDQLLLFRKAENDGDELRMSAINVNNLCYEVYQYFVNQAKDKKIDYTFQIPESNIEIIGDYEKIEISLFNLISNAFKFTPAGGEISLHLSETQTDVIIEVFDSGTGIGAEDLETIFEKFKRVNSKAPVGGSAGFGIGLFIVRYFVEKHKGTVSCTSEIGKGSVFKLTFLKGEDHFKDLQINIVAPKLSPLVEELMTDDVEEIIDVAANSVSEQELHKVMLTDKRTLLIIDDNTDIRNYLIRLFTDTHIIYSADNGEEGLKLIKKHMPDLVISDIAMDVMDGLELCRKIKENSDLSHIPVVLLTASKNPETHLQGISDGADDYITKPFDDDLLVARVESLLKSRSNLRSYFLDSITLKENTQKVPAEYQEILKKCIDIIEANIHKRDFTIKNFATEMGMSHRTLYTKIKIISGQTLNAFIRSIRIRRAAMLMLTENMNIAQASVEVGFEDPKYFRQQFVKLFGMTPSEYIKKYKNSFNSDLNIIK